The following proteins come from a genomic window of Pseudomonas putida:
- a CDS encoding sugar ABC transporter substrate-binding protein — protein sequence MVRSIFAALCMLTVGSGAANADQSGAPYLLSPGDVVMVSVWQEDSLRQEATVLPDGSITFPLAGRINVAGLDVTAVEKQVAAKLEKFLPDPNVSVVVKSIAGNMVYVQGKVIKPGPVQMAGPTAVLQALSMSGGLDKFADESEIKVVRGTGASQKILPVRYKDLVSGRDMSTNIQLQAGDTLVVP from the coding sequence ATGGTGCGTTCAATATTTGCCGCTTTGTGCATGCTGACGGTGGGGTCCGGCGCCGCTAACGCCGACCAGAGCGGTGCTCCCTACCTGCTTAGCCCCGGCGATGTGGTGATGGTTTCGGTGTGGCAGGAAGACAGCCTGCGTCAAGAAGCCACCGTACTGCCCGATGGCAGTATTACCTTCCCCCTGGCCGGGCGCATCAATGTTGCCGGGCTGGACGTGACGGCAGTCGAAAAGCAGGTCGCTGCCAAACTCGAAAAATTCCTCCCCGACCCTAACGTCAGCGTTGTCGTCAAAAGCATTGCCGGCAATATGGTCTATGTCCAAGGCAAAGTGATCAAGCCCGGGCCTGTGCAAATGGCAGGCCCCACTGCGGTATTGCAGGCGCTGAGCATGTCAGGTGGCCTGGACAAGTTTGCTGACGAAAGCGAAATCAAGGTGGTCCGCGGCACGGGTGCTTCCCAAAAGATCCTGCCCGTGCGATATAAGGACCTGGTGTCTGGCCGGGACATGTCCACCAACATCCAACTCCAGGCTGGCGATACGCTGGTCGTTCCTTGA
- a CDS encoding helix-turn-helix domain-containing protein codes for MSIRLKLLRKKLGMTLEMLAEKTGMTKSYLSKVERGLNTPSIAAALKLARALNVNVEELFAEEQAGQSRYSLVRHTERQALVGDGQGPGYAALTSQVGQRSLLPFLIQPPSEFSDPTFKEHQGEEFLFVHAGQVEVDFMSERVMLEQGDALHFNAQTPHRLRSVGVTPAQLLVVVHHADE; via the coding sequence ATGTCTATCCGATTGAAACTGCTGCGTAAGAAACTGGGGATGACCCTGGAAATGCTGGCCGAAAAGACTGGCATGACCAAAAGCTACCTGTCCAAGGTCGAGCGGGGCCTCAACACGCCCTCGATCGCTGCGGCGCTGAAACTGGCGAGGGCGCTGAACGTCAATGTCGAAGAGCTGTTCGCCGAAGAACAGGCCGGGCAGAGCCGCTACAGCCTGGTGCGCCATACCGAGCGCCAGGCCTTGGTTGGCGATGGACAAGGGCCGGGGTACGCGGCCCTCACCAGTCAGGTTGGCCAGCGCAGCCTGCTGCCGTTTCTGATCCAGCCGCCGTCCGAGTTCAGCGACCCCACGTTCAAGGAACACCAGGGCGAAGAGTTCCTGTTTGTTCACGCAGGCCAGGTGGAAGTGGATTTCATGAGCGAGCGGGTAATGCTGGAGCAGGGCGACGCCCTGCATTTCAATGCCCAGACGCCGCACCGGCTGCGCTCGGTAGGTGTTACTCCAGCGCAATTACTGGTCGTGGTTCACCACGCGGACGAATGA
- a CDS encoding TIGR00366 family protein — protein sequence MAAEIQDSRSARFALRCSNWAERWFPDSWVFAALAVLLVCIGALAMGAKPTDTAKAFGDGFWSLIPFTMQMAFVVIGGYVVASSPPAARLIDRLARIPGNGRSAVCWVALISMLASLLNWGLSLVFGGLLVRALARRTDLKMDYRAAGAAAYLGLGAVWALGLSSSAAQLQANPASLPPSILSITGVIPFTETIFLWQSGVMLAALVVVSLVIAYATAPGPNSARSAEDCGVDPSFTAPPATQRTRPGEWLEHSPILILLLVALAAGWLYQEFATKPAITAISGLNTYNLLFIMLGALLHWRPRSFLDAVARAVPTTTGVLIQFPLYGSIAAILTQVKGVDEQTLAHHISLFFTQIATHDTYAVLMGVYSAVLGFFIPSGGGKWIIEAPYVMLVANDLQYHLGWAVQIYNAAEALPNLINPFYMLPLLGVLGLKARDLIGFSFVQLLVHVPLVLVLLWALGTTLQYVPPVMP from the coding sequence GTGGCCGCTGAAATTCAAGACAGCCGCTCCGCGCGCTTTGCCTTGCGCTGCTCCAACTGGGCTGAACGCTGGTTCCCCGACTCCTGGGTGTTCGCCGCGTTGGCGGTACTGCTGGTGTGTATTGGCGCACTGGCCATGGGCGCCAAACCGACCGACACCGCCAAGGCTTTTGGCGACGGTTTCTGGAGCCTGATACCGTTCACCATGCAGATGGCCTTCGTGGTCATCGGCGGTTATGTGGTGGCCAGCTCGCCGCCCGCCGCGAGGCTGATCGATCGCCTGGCGCGCATCCCCGGCAATGGGCGCTCGGCAGTGTGCTGGGTAGCACTGATCTCGATGCTGGCCTCCTTGCTCAACTGGGGGCTGTCGCTGGTGTTTGGAGGCTTGTTGGTACGCGCCCTGGCGAGGCGTACCGACCTGAAGATGGATTACCGCGCAGCGGGTGCGGCGGCTTATCTGGGCCTGGGTGCGGTGTGGGCGCTGGGCCTGTCATCCTCGGCGGCGCAGTTGCAGGCCAACCCGGCCAGCCTGCCACCTTCAATCCTGTCGATAACCGGGGTGATTCCGTTTACCGAAACCATCTTTCTCTGGCAGTCCGGCGTGATGCTGGCGGCGCTGGTGGTGGTCTCGCTGGTGATCGCCTACGCCACCGCGCCGGGCCCGAACAGCGCACGTAGCGCCGAAGACTGCGGTGTCGACCCCAGCTTCACAGCGCCACCCGCCACGCAACGCACGCGCCCGGGGGAGTGGCTGGAACACAGCCCGATCCTGATCCTGCTGTTGGTGGCCTTGGCTGCTGGCTGGCTCTATCAGGAGTTTGCGACAAAACCCGCGATTACCGCCATCTCGGGGCTCAACACCTACAACCTGTTGTTCATCATGCTCGGTGCTTTGCTGCACTGGCGCCCACGCAGCTTCCTTGACGCGGTGGCGCGTGCGGTACCGACCACCACCGGTGTGCTGATCCAGTTCCCGCTGTATGGTTCGATCGCCGCCATCCTCACCCAGGTGAAGGGAGTCGATGAACAGACGCTGGCCCACCATATTTCACTGTTCTTCACCCAGATTGCCACCCACGACACGTATGCCGTGCTGATGGGCGTGTATTCCGCGGTGCTGGGCTTCTTCATCCCTTCAGGCGGTGGCAAGTGGATCATCGAAGCCCCTTACGTGATGCTGGTGGCCAACGACCTGCAGTACCACCTGGGGTGGGCGGTGCAGATCTACAACGCGGCCGAAGCCTTGCCGAACCTGATCAACCCGTTCTACATGCTACCGCTGCTGGGCGTGCTGGGGCTCAAGGCGCGCGACCTGATCGGGTTCTCGTTCGTGCAATTGCTGGTGCATGTGCCGTTGGTGCTGGTGTTGCTGTGGGCGTTGGGTACAACGCTGCAGTACGTACCGCCAGTGATGCCTTGA
- a CDS encoding 3-oxoacid CoA-transferase subunit B translates to MALTREQMAQRVARELKDGYYVNLGIGIPTLVANYVPADMDVMLQSENGLLGMGEFPTESTLDADMINAGKQTVTARRGASIFDSAQSFAMIRGGHVDLTVLGAFEVDVQGNIASWMIPGKLVKGMGGAMDLVAGAENIIVTMTHASKDGESKLLPQCSLPLTGAGCIRKVLTDLAYLEIEDGAFILRETAPGVSVEEIIEKTAGKLIVPDDVKEMTF, encoded by the coding sequence ATGGCACTGACCCGCGAACAGATGGCGCAACGCGTTGCTCGTGAACTGAAGGACGGTTACTACGTCAATCTGGGCATCGGCATCCCCACTTTGGTGGCCAACTATGTACCCGCCGACATGGATGTGATGCTGCAATCGGAAAACGGCCTGCTCGGCATGGGCGAGTTCCCGACCGAAAGCACCCTCGATGCCGACATGATCAACGCCGGCAAGCAAACTGTCACCGCCCGCCGCGGCGCCTCGATCTTCGATTCGGCACAATCGTTCGCCATGATCCGTGGCGGCCACGTCGACCTGACTGTACTGGGCGCTTTCGAGGTGGACGTGCAGGGCAATATCGCCTCGTGGATGATTCCGGGCAAGCTGGTCAAGGGCATGGGTGGGGCCATGGACCTGGTGGCCGGCGCCGAGAACATCATCGTCACCATGACCCACGCCTCCAAGGACGGCGAGTCCAAGTTGCTGCCGCAGTGCAGCCTGCCGCTGACCGGTGCTGGCTGCATCCGCAAGGTGTTGACCGACCTGGCCTACCTGGAAATCGAAGACGGCGCCTTCATCCTGCGCGAGACCGCACCTGGGGTCAGCGTCGAGGAAATTATCGAGAAAACCGCCGGCAAGCTGATCGTGCCGGATGATGTGAAGGAAATGACCTTCTAA
- a CDS encoding 3-oxoacid CoA-transferase subunit A — translation MAGLDKRVATYEQALEGLSDNMTVLAGGFGLCGIPENLISEIKRRGVKGLTVVSNNCGVDGFGLGVLLEDRQIRKMIASYVGENAEFERQLLSGELEVELTPQGTLAEKMRAGGAGIPAFYTATGYGTPVADGKEVREFKGRKYILEESITGDFAIVKGWKADHYGNVVYRNTAQNFNPLAATAGKITVVEVEEIVEPGVLLPSEIHTPGIYVDRVIVGTFEKRIEKRTVKA, via the coding sequence ATGGCCGGACTGGACAAGCGCGTTGCAACCTATGAACAGGCCCTCGAAGGCCTGAGCGACAACATGACGGTACTGGCCGGTGGTTTCGGCCTGTGCGGCATCCCGGAAAACCTTATCAGCGAAATCAAGCGGCGTGGCGTCAAGGGCCTGACCGTGGTTTCCAACAACTGCGGTGTCGACGGTTTTGGTCTGGGCGTGCTGCTGGAAGACCGACAGATTCGCAAGATGATCGCTTCCTATGTGGGCGAAAACGCCGAGTTCGAACGCCAGTTGCTCAGTGGCGAGCTGGAAGTGGAGCTGACCCCACAGGGCACCCTCGCCGAAAAAATGCGCGCAGGTGGTGCCGGCATCCCGGCGTTCTACACCGCCACTGGCTATGGCACCCCGGTTGCCGACGGCAAGGAAGTCCGCGAGTTCAAGGGCCGCAAGTACATCCTGGAAGAATCCATCACCGGTGACTTCGCCATCGTCAAGGGCTGGAAGGCCGACCACTACGGCAACGTGGTTTACCGCAACACTGCGCAAAACTTCAACCCGCTGGCGGCCACCGCCGGCAAGATCACCGTGGTCGAAGTGGAAGAAATCGTCGAGCCCGGCGTGCTGCTGCCAAGCGAAATCCACACCCCGGGCATCTACGTGGACCGTGTCATCGTCGGCACCTTCGAAAAGCGTATCGAAAAGCGCACCGTCAAGGCCTGA
- a CDS encoding LysR family transcriptional regulator, translating to MNVKQLRAFVAVAKYQSFAQAGEHLHVSQPALSLTIKALEENLGGALLSRTTRSVSLTAEGEVLLPLARRLLADWDDTEEMLRQRFTLQLGRVSVAAMPAFAGNLLPHSLKVFRQRYPKVNVTVHDVINEQVQELVRHRRVELGIGFEPDNIDGLDFHPLYMDRFVAVVAADSPLALLPQVSWAQLMAEDFVALQRPSAVRLLMEQNVAARHGKLAVAFESHQLTTIGRMVASGLGVSAVPALCINQMQELGARCVTLVEPTVERRIGVIALSEHKLSTAAQALLEVLLSNTRIPEVTCVT from the coding sequence ATGAACGTCAAACAACTGCGCGCCTTTGTCGCCGTGGCCAAGTACCAGAGCTTTGCCCAGGCCGGTGAACACCTGCACGTTTCGCAACCGGCACTGAGCCTGACCATCAAGGCGCTGGAAGAAAACCTCGGCGGCGCCCTGCTCAGCCGCACCACGCGCAGCGTCAGCCTGACTGCCGAAGGCGAAGTGCTGCTGCCGCTGGCACGCCGCCTGCTGGCCGACTGGGACGACACCGAAGAGATGCTGCGCCAGCGCTTTACCCTGCAATTGGGCCGCGTGTCGGTGGCGGCCATGCCGGCTTTTGCCGGCAACCTGTTGCCCCACTCACTCAAGGTGTTTCGCCAGCGCTACCCCAAGGTCAACGTCACGGTGCACGACGTGATCAACGAACAGGTACAGGAACTGGTACGCCATCGTCGCGTCGAACTGGGCATCGGCTTCGAGCCGGATAACATCGATGGGCTGGACTTCCATCCGTTGTATATGGACCGCTTCGTTGCGGTAGTGGCCGCCGACTCACCCTTGGCACTGCTGCCCCAGGTCAGCTGGGCACAGCTGATGGCCGAAGATTTCGTGGCCCTGCAGCGCCCTTCAGCGGTGCGCCTGCTGATGGAGCAGAATGTGGCGGCCCGCCACGGCAAGCTGGCAGTCGCGTTCGAAAGCCACCAGCTGACGACCATTGGCCGCATGGTTGCCAGCGGCCTGGGGGTCAGTGCCGTTCCGGCGCTGTGCATCAACCAGATGCAGGAACTGGGTGCCCGCTGCGTAACCTTGGTCGAGCCCACTGTCGAGCGGCGCATCGGCGTGATTGCCCTCAGCGAGCACAAGCTTTCCACCGCAGCGCAAGCACTGCTTGAGGTTCTTCTTTCCAATACCCGCATCCCGGAGGTGACATGCGTTACGTAA
- a CDS encoding aldo/keto reductase: protein MRYVTLAGTSVPAIGQGTWYMGEDPGRKAAEVAALQQGIELGLNLIDTAEMYAEGGAEEVVGQAIAGRRDQVFLVSKVYPHNAGLRGMAAACERSLTRLGTDCIDLYLLHWRGQHPLEETVEGFERLREQGKIKRWGVSNFDVDDLRELHNPDCATNQVLYNPAQRGIEFDLLPWCEKRGLPTMAYCPLAQAGRLLQHPVLAEIAERHGATPAQVSLAWVTRDDGVIAIPKAVAPEHVRLNAAAGALTLTSEDLRAIDKAFPAPTHKQRLAMV from the coding sequence ATGCGTTACGTAACACTGGCAGGCACGAGCGTCCCAGCGATCGGCCAGGGCACCTGGTACATGGGCGAAGACCCAGGTCGCAAGGCTGCCGAAGTCGCGGCGCTGCAACAGGGCATCGAGCTGGGCCTGAACCTGATCGACACCGCCGAGATGTATGCCGAAGGTGGGGCAGAAGAGGTCGTTGGCCAAGCCATTGCCGGGCGCCGCGACCAGGTATTTCTGGTCAGCAAGGTCTACCCGCACAATGCCGGCCTGCGCGGCATGGCGGCTGCCTGCGAACGCAGCCTCACCCGGCTGGGCACCGACTGCATCGACCTGTACCTGCTGCACTGGCGTGGTCAGCACCCGCTGGAGGAAACCGTCGAAGGCTTCGAGCGCTTGCGCGAGCAAGGCAAGATCAAGCGTTGGGGCGTGTCCAACTTCGATGTCGACGACTTGCGCGAACTGCACAACCCTGATTGTGCAACCAACCAGGTGTTGTACAACCCGGCCCAGCGTGGCATCGAATTCGACTTGCTACCGTGGTGCGAAAAACGTGGCTTGCCAACCATGGCCTACTGCCCGCTGGCTCAGGCCGGGCGCTTGTTGCAGCACCCGGTACTGGCGGAAATCGCAGAGCGTCATGGCGCCACACCGGCCCAGGTCAGCCTGGCCTGGGTGACCCGCGATGACGGCGTGATCGCCATCCCCAAGGCGGTGGCGCCCGAGCACGTGCGGCTCAATGCAGCAGCGGGAGCGCTGACCTTGACCAGCGAAGACCTGCGGGCGATCGATAAGGCGTTCCCTGCACCGACGCACAAGCAACGGTTGGCGATGGTGTAA
- the dnaE gene encoding DNA polymerase III subunit alpha, translated as MNTPGYAELHCLSNFSFQRGASSADELFRRAREQGYQALAITDECTLAGIVRAWQAAKVHQLRLIVGSEVQLCDGPKLVLLVENLTGYQNLCALITRARRRAEKGAYQLFRDDLLLHHQGLLALWVAADSGDTATGAWLRSVFAERLWLAVHLHRGSDDAMRLQRLQALAADVGIRTVACGDVHMHVRGRRALQDCMTAIRQHCQVSEAGRFLFANGERHLRSQAQLAELYPLDLLAETLVIARRCQFDLSELSYQYPRELVPEGHTPASWLRELCEQGMPLRWPGGPSGKVRDVLAKELGLIEELGYESYFLTVHDIVAFARSQRILCQGRGSAANSVVCFVLGITELDPMKHHLLFERFLSRERNEPPDIDVDFEHDRREEVIQYVFRRYGRHRAALTAVVNTYHAAGAVRDVARVLGLPTDQVDALAKCCGRWSDRIPDDQRLAEAGFEAGSPSLRRVLVLASELIGFPRHLSQHPGGFVISQQPLDQLVPVENAAMPERTVIQWDKDDLDMVGLLKVDVLALGMLSALRRCFDLLLHHRGRHLTLATIPSEDPATYAMISRAETMGVFQIESRAQMAMLPRLRPQKFYDLVIEVAIVRPGPIQGDMVHPYLRRRLKQEPVTYPSPQLKEVFERTLGVPLFQEQVMELAMVAADYTPGEADQLRRSMAAWKRHGGLEPHRERLVQGMLRNGYTLAFAERIFEQIKGFGSYGFPESHAASFALLCYASSWLKCHEPAIFTCALVNSWPMGFYSPDQLLQEARRQGIEVRPVDVCHSDWDCTLEPDAEGTLAIRMGLRLVRGLAEADARRLQQARAQRPWRNVEDLCLRAGLDARARARLADAGALRALASDRHQARWQVAAVQPQLPLFADVQALPEETVQLPVPTVGEDLMADYQTLGTTLGPHPLALLRARLRALGCRSSSELQGVEHGDNIAVAGLVVGRQRPQTASGVTFVTLEDEHGMVNVVVWRALAERQRRALVGSQLLKVSGRLEQENGVRHLIARRLEDVSPLLQGLDVRSRDFH; from the coding sequence ATGAACACCCCGGGTTATGCCGAGCTGCATTGCCTTTCCAACTTCAGCTTCCAGCGCGGTGCATCGAGCGCCGACGAGCTGTTCCGGCGTGCGCGCGAGCAGGGCTACCAGGCGTTGGCGATCACTGACGAATGCACGCTGGCCGGTATCGTGCGCGCCTGGCAGGCAGCCAAGGTGCACCAGTTGCGGCTGATCGTTGGCAGCGAGGTGCAACTGTGCGACGGGCCCAAGCTGGTGCTGCTGGTCGAGAACCTGACCGGCTACCAGAACCTGTGCGCCCTGATCACCCGTGCCCGCCGGCGGGCAGAGAAGGGTGCGTACCAGCTGTTTCGTGATGACCTGTTGCTGCACCACCAAGGCCTGCTGGCCCTGTGGGTGGCCGCTGACAGTGGCGATACCGCTACCGGCGCGTGGCTGCGCAGTGTGTTCGCTGAGCGTCTGTGGCTGGCCGTGCACCTGCACCGGGGCAGTGACGATGCCATGCGCCTGCAACGGTTGCAGGCGCTGGCGGCTGATGTAGGCATTCGCACCGTGGCCTGTGGCGACGTGCACATGCACGTGCGTGGCCGCCGTGCCTTGCAGGACTGCATGACCGCCATCCGCCAGCATTGCCAGGTGAGCGAGGCCGGGCGCTTTCTGTTTGCCAATGGTGAACGGCACCTGCGCAGCCAGGCGCAACTGGCCGAGCTGTATCCGCTCGACCTGCTGGCCGAGACCCTGGTCATTGCCCGGCGCTGCCAGTTTGACCTGAGCGAACTGAGTTACCAGTACCCACGCGAACTGGTGCCCGAGGGGCATACCCCGGCAAGCTGGCTGCGCGAATTGTGCGAGCAAGGCATGCCGCTGCGCTGGCCAGGCGGGCCAAGTGGCAAAGTGCGGGATGTGCTTGCCAAGGAACTGGGGCTGATCGAAGAGCTGGGCTACGAAAGTTACTTCCTGACAGTGCACGACATTGTCGCCTTCGCCCGCAGCCAGCGCATCCTATGCCAGGGCCGGGGGTCGGCAGCCAACTCGGTGGTGTGCTTCGTGCTGGGCATCACCGAGCTTGACCCCATGAAACACCACCTGCTGTTCGAGCGCTTCCTGTCGCGCGAGCGCAACGAGCCGCCGGACATCGACGTGGACTTCGAGCACGACCGGCGCGAGGAGGTGATCCAGTATGTGTTCCGTCGCTATGGCCGACACCGGGCGGCGCTCACTGCGGTAGTCAACACCTACCATGCCGCCGGTGCGGTGCGGGATGTGGCGCGGGTGCTGGGGCTACCCACCGACCAGGTGGATGCCCTGGCCAAATGTTGTGGCCGCTGGAGCGATCGCATACCCGATGACCAGCGCCTGGCCGAAGCCGGTTTCGAAGCGGGCAGCCCTTCGCTGCGGCGGGTGCTGGTGCTGGCCAGCGAACTGATCGGCTTCCCTCGGCACCTGTCACAGCACCCGGGCGGTTTTGTCATCTCCCAGCAACCACTCGACCAGCTGGTGCCGGTGGAGAATGCCGCGATGCCGGAGCGCACGGTGATCCAGTGGGACAAGGATGACCTGGACATGGTCGGCCTGCTCAAGGTCGACGTACTGGCGTTGGGCATGCTCAGCGCCTTGCGCCGCTGCTTCGACCTGCTGCTACACCACCGTGGCCGGCACCTGACCCTGGCGACCATCCCCAGCGAAGACCCGGCCACCTACGCTATGATCAGCCGTGCCGAGACCATGGGCGTGTTCCAGATCGAGTCACGCGCGCAAATGGCCATGTTGCCGCGGCTGCGGCCCCAAAAGTTCTACGACCTGGTCATCGAGGTCGCCATCGTCCGCCCCGGGCCGATTCAGGGTGACATGGTGCACCCGTACCTGCGCCGGCGCTTGAAGCAGGAGCCGGTGACGTATCCGTCGCCGCAACTGAAGGAAGTGTTCGAACGTACCTTGGGCGTGCCGCTGTTCCAGGAGCAGGTGATGGAACTGGCGATGGTCGCGGCCGACTATACCCCGGGCGAGGCTGACCAGTTGCGCCGCAGCATGGCAGCCTGGAAGCGCCACGGCGGGCTGGAACCGCACCGCGAACGGCTGGTGCAGGGCATGTTGCGCAATGGTTACACGCTGGCGTTTGCCGAGCGCATCTTTGAGCAGATCAAGGGGTTTGGCAGCTATGGCTTCCCTGAGTCGCATGCGGCCAGCTTTGCCTTGCTGTGCTATGCCAGCAGTTGGCTGAAGTGCCATGAGCCGGCGATTTTCACCTGTGCGTTGGTCAACAGTTGGCCGATGGGCTTCTACAGCCCTGATCAGCTGCTGCAAGAGGCTCGCCGCCAAGGTATCGAGGTTCGGCCGGTTGATGTCTGCCACAGCGACTGGGACTGCACCCTGGAGCCTGATGCTGAAGGCACCCTGGCCATTCGCATGGGGCTGCGGCTGGTGCGTGGCCTGGCCGAAGCCGATGCCAGGCGCTTGCAGCAGGCGAGGGCGCAGCGGCCGTGGCGCAACGTCGAAGACCTATGCCTGCGCGCCGGCCTGGACGCTCGGGCCCGTGCCCGCCTGGCTGATGCCGGGGCGCTGCGCGCCTTGGCCAGCGATCGGCATCAGGCGCGCTGGCAGGTGGCGGCGGTGCAGCCGCAGCTACCGTTGTTCGCCGATGTGCAGGCCTTGCCTGAAGAAACGGTGCAATTGCCCGTGCCAACCGTGGGCGAGGACCTGATGGCCGATTATCAAACCCTCGGCACTACGCTTGGCCCACATCCACTGGCCCTGTTGCGCGCTCGTCTGAGGGCACTGGGGTGTCGCAGCTCCAGTGAATTACAGGGTGTGGAGCATGGCGACAACATTGCTGTGGCCGGGCTGGTGGTGGGCCGGCAACGGCCTCAAACCGCCAGCGGTGTGACCTTCGTTACCCTGGAGGACGAACATGGCATGGTCAACGTGGTGGTGTGGCGTGCGCTGGCCGAACGGCAGCGGCGGGCGCTGGTGGGTTCGCAGTTGCTCAAGGTCAGTGGGCGGCTGGAGCAGGAGAATGGGGTGCGGCACCTGATTGCTCGGCGGTTGGAGGATGTGAGTCCGCTGCTGCAAGGGCTGGATGTGCGCAGCCGGGATTTCCACTGA
- a CDS encoding DNA polymerase Y family protein — MLWACILLPQLALDTVLRERDDPDTPLVLIGGPTQRRLLQAVNPAAAALGLRAGQTLTAARALADGFTCVEADPKRIDQVQQLLAAWAYRFSAQVSLHYPRALLLEVGSSLQLFGPWPLFEARLRQELAELGLRQRIVLASNPVAARMLANGHDGLAVGDVDATRAALLGMPITRVGLPAEAAEAFARMGLHQLGQVLALPRDTLARRFAAQVQLHLDQLLGLRNLGLDFYQPPDRFETRLELNFDVESHQALLFPLRRMLNDLAAFLAGRDCGVQRFCLHLEHAEGPDTLLKVGLLAAERDAAMLFELARARLEPLRIPAPVRNLRLVAEDLPPFVPQHQALFDPRAQQAQPWAQLRERLRARLGDEAVKGLGAAADHRPECAWHLVEQGAQGNMPVAPGSRPGWLLSAPIALDDAAYQVQGYAERIESGWWDGGDVRRDYYRIETRDGLRGWAYRDLSQAGPLWLQGWFA; from the coding sequence ATGCTCTGGGCCTGCATCCTGCTCCCGCAGCTTGCGCTGGACACCGTCCTGCGTGAGCGTGACGACCCTGACACGCCTTTGGTGCTGATTGGCGGGCCGACCCAGCGTCGCCTGTTGCAGGCAGTCAATCCGGCGGCCGCTGCACTGGGCCTGCGGGCCGGGCAAACCCTGACCGCAGCGCGTGCCTTGGCTGATGGCTTCACCTGTGTCGAAGCCGACCCCAAACGCATCGATCAGGTGCAGCAGCTGTTGGCGGCCTGGGCCTACCGCTTCAGCGCCCAGGTCAGCCTGCATTACCCACGGGCGCTGCTGCTGGAAGTGGGTTCCAGCCTGCAACTATTCGGGCCCTGGCCCTTGTTCGAGGCGCGTCTGCGTCAGGAGCTGGCAGAACTGGGCCTGCGTCAACGCATTGTCCTGGCCAGCAACCCGGTGGCTGCTCGCATGCTCGCCAATGGCCACGATGGCCTGGCCGTGGGCGATGTCGACGCCACCCGAGCGGCGCTGCTTGGCATGCCCATCACGCGCGTCGGCCTGCCGGCAGAGGCGGCCGAAGCGTTTGCCCGCATGGGCTTGCACCAGCTGGGCCAGGTTTTGGCCTTGCCGCGCGATACCTTGGCCAGGCGCTTTGCGGCCCAGGTGCAGCTGCACCTCGATCAGTTGCTCGGCCTGCGCAACCTGGGGCTGGATTTCTACCAGCCACCGGACCGTTTCGAAACCCGGCTGGAACTCAACTTCGACGTCGAGTCGCACCAGGCGCTGTTGTTCCCGCTGCGGCGCATGCTCAACGACCTTGCTGCCTTTCTGGCCGGGCGAGACTGTGGCGTGCAGCGCTTCTGCCTGCATCTGGAGCACGCCGAGGGGCCGGATACCCTGCTCAAGGTGGGCCTGCTGGCGGCGGAACGCGATGCTGCGATGCTGTTCGAGCTGGCCCGCGCGCGCCTTGAGCCGCTGCGCATACCCGCACCGGTGCGCAACCTGCGGCTGGTTGCCGAAGACTTGCCACCCTTCGTGCCACAGCATCAGGCGTTGTTCGACCCGCGGGCGCAACAGGCGCAACCCTGGGCGCAGTTGCGTGAGCGGCTGCGCGCCCGCCTGGGGGATGAGGCCGTCAAGGGGCTTGGCGCAGCAGCCGATCACCGCCCCGAATGCGCCTGGCACTTGGTAGAGCAGGGTGCCCAAGGCAACATGCCGGTTGCACCGGGCAGCCGCCCGGGCTGGCTGTTGTCGGCACCGATCGCGCTGGATGACGCCGCCTACCAGGTGCAGGGCTACGCCGAACGTATCGAATCAGGTTGGTGGGATGGCGGCGATGTGCGGCGCGACTACTACCGCATCGAAACCCGTGACGGCTTGCGCGGCTGGGCCTACCGCGACCTGAGCCAGGCTGGCCCGCTTTGGCTGCAGGGTTGGTTCGCATGA
- the imuA gene encoding translesion DNA synthesis-associated protein ImuA, which translates to MGAVVDLDRLLEQRRVWRGRQAQARPLGLQPTGHAALDERLPEGGWPAAALSELLLANPGCGELQLLWPTLARLSAEASRVVLVAPPFIPYAPAWQAAGVDLRWLVQVDAEPADALWAAEQCLRSGSCAAVLCWPERADDRALRRLQVAAETGQALAFACRPQQASHNPSPAALRIAVDTRPAQWRVLKSRGGMPPALPIPCPGRG; encoded by the coding sequence ATGGGCGCCGTGGTCGACCTCGACAGGCTGCTGGAACAGCGCCGGGTATGGCGCGGCCGGCAGGCCCAGGCGCGACCGCTCGGGCTGCAGCCCACCGGCCATGCGGCACTCGACGAACGTTTGCCGGAAGGTGGCTGGCCAGCGGCAGCACTGAGCGAGCTGTTGCTGGCCAACCCCGGCTGTGGCGAATTGCAGTTGCTGTGGCCAACCCTCGCCCGGCTGAGCGCAGAAGCCAGCAGAGTGGTGCTGGTGGCTCCACCTTTCATCCCCTATGCACCGGCCTGGCAGGCAGCGGGGGTGGACCTGCGCTGGCTGGTACAGGTGGATGCCGAGCCTGCCGATGCCCTGTGGGCTGCAGAGCAGTGCCTGCGCTCGGGCAGTTGCGCGGCGGTGCTGTGCTGGCCGGAGCGTGCCGATGACCGCGCCCTGCGGCGCTTGCAGGTAGCGGCCGAAACCGGGCAGGCACTGGCGTTCGCCTGCAGGCCGCAGCAGGCGTCGCACAACCCTTCACCCGCAGCGCTGCGCATTGCAGTCGACACACGCCCGGCGCAATGGCGCGTGCTGAAAAGCCGGGGTGGCATGCCTCCAGCGCTGCCTATTCCCTGCCCGGGGCGGGGCTGA